CACCACAAAGTATAAAGCCCGAAGCCACCCGGTGGTCATAACCGGAATTCTTTATTTCCAGCATAACCATGTCCAGTATTTCCTCAATTCTAGCCTGAATAATAAGAGACAAGGTTTTGAGATGAATTTCACAGGCATCTGCCTTACTTGACAGAGTAGCAATTTCATTACTCTTAACAGGCGGTGAATAGGCCGAGCCGACTTTAATTTTGACGACCTCGGCTTCTTGCGTTGATATTTGAAAACCCGCCTTAATATCTTCTGTGATATGGCTGCCTCCAAATGGCACTGTAGCAGTATAAACCACCCTGCCCTCCCTGCATACAATCACCCGTGTGGAGGAGTGCCCCCAGTCAAGAACAACTGCCCCCTGACGATACTCTTCCTCGCTAAGAACAGAAGCAGCAACCGCTGTAAAGGATGGAATAAATCCGGCTATTTGGAGCCCCGCTTTGTCCAGGCAGCCCGAAATGTTTTCCATGTCAGAGATCCGGCAGGATACAGCTTGAAATTCTCCATTCAGCCTGTTTCCGTTGGATGCACCTTCGCTGGACCCCTTATCTTCCGCGTTGAGGGAAATGTTATAGAGTGATGATAAAATCACCTGTTCTCCTGGCGGGAGTTCAATACCGGGTGAGGTATTCCATAAGGCCTGAATATCTTCTTTGGAAACAGGGGATGTTGTGTGTTGTCGCAGACAGGAAGTACGGTAGTTAAAGCAATTAGCTGTGACTGCGGATGTCACCCATACTTCTTTTGTCGAGAGGCCGGAAAGCAACACCAAATCGTTGATTACCGTTTTCAGCGCATCTTGCGTTTTGCGGTGATTCACAACCACTCCTTTTTGTATTCCGACAGAATCTGTTTCAGCAAAACCCAGTATTTCTACCTTTCCTTGCTCGTTGATAAAGCCGGCCAGGGCACGTATTTTGCATTCTCCCAGATCCAGACATACAGCATGGGCTGATAATTCCCCATTAGCGCTTTGGTGATGCGGTGAGGAAAAATATTCATTGAGCCTATTTATATGTTTCTTTTCCGGCATGTTGTTTTTAGATGTTTCAGAAGTCATTATCTATCTCGGTAGTCAGAATCCTTTTTCCTTTATCCAACCAATCCTTCCACCATATTTTACGGGTAGATGCATCTTCTTCTTTATCAACCGGCACAACCTTAGACTTATTCTGACGTTCCTTATGCCCCAGAATGATCAATCCTATGCCTGTTGAGTACATAGGGTTTTTAATCTCTTCGTCATTTCCGTTGGCAATGTGTTCGTTTGGATATCCAATACGGGCGTTCTTTCCTGTGACATATTCCACCAATTGAACCAGATGTCGTAGCTGAGCACCTCCACCCGTGAGCACAATACCTCCAATAAGACGATTCTCATACCCGGATACCCGTATTTCACTATATACCATTTCAATAATCTCTTCCATGCGGGCCTGAATAATTTTGGCCAGGTTGCGCATGGAAATTTCTTTGGCCGGTCGTCCTCTGAGTCCTGGTACGGAAATGACAGCATTTTCCTGTGCAATGCCGGCATAGGCCGAACCATGCTGAATTTTCAGCATTTCAGCCTGTTCGCGCATTATGAGACACCCTTCCCGTATGTCTTCTGTGATAACATTTCCGGCAAAAGGGATCACTGCGGTGTGGCGTATAATTCCATCCTGGAATATGGCAATGTCTGTCGTTCCGCCACCGATATCCACCAGTGCTACTCCGGCTTCTTTTTCTTCTTCGGAAAGTACGGCTGCGGCAGAAGCCAGAGGCTCAAGAATCAGATCGGCTACTTCAAAACCAGCACGCTCAACACAGCGGATTATATTTTGGGCTGCAGTGATCTGACCGGTGATGATATGAAAATTGGCTTCCAGTCTGCGGCCAACCATTCCGACAGGATCTTTGATTCCCTGTTCATTGTCCACGATAAATTCCTGCGGAAGCACGTGAATGATACGATCACCGGGGGGCATCGCCAGCTTATACATATCCTGAGTGAGCTTATCCACATCTTCATTGCTGATTTCCTGTTCAGAATCTTCACGCATTAAAATGCCGCGGTGCTGCATACTCCTGATATGCTGCCCCGCAATGCCCACATAAACCCGCCTATCCGATACCTTAGTTTTTTCCAGTACTTCGCGGGTCACTTTTTCAATTGCCTCAACCGTATGACGGATATTGGCCACCATGCCCCGCATTACCCCCCTGGAATCGGTTTTAGAAACTCCAAGCACCTCTACTTTTTCATGCTCGGTTATACGACCTACGATAGCACAAACTTTAGTAGTGCCAATATCCAGACCTAAAACAATTTCATCATGACCTGTATTAGACATTGCCGTTGTTTTTTTTGGTACAAACGATCTGATCTTTAAATTCCAGATTAACTATCCTGAAGTCTTTAGAGTCCACATTTTTAAGAACTTCTTTATAAAAAATTTCCATCTTCCAGAATTTTTCCTCCAACATTTCCGGCTTGCCCAGCCGAATCAGATAGTTGCCCAGTTTGGGAACCAAGTCATAATCACCCGAACCGGTAATGTTGATCTGCTCAAACTGAGATTGCCAGAATTTATCTTCTGATATGAAGCGGCATAAGTCAAGAAGCCTTTTCATTTGCTCCTTATCATCCTCTTGCAGATTACCGGTAGCAACTACTACTCTTGCAGTAAATTTAGGGGAGAGGGGTATCTTTTTTCCTTTTACATCCAGATAGTAACTAACACCCTTTGTGTTAACAATCCGAACCAGTGGTTTCGCCTGTTCAACAAATACATGCAGGGCTCCTTTGTTATCTGTATATACCTCAGCATTTTCCACGTATGGGTTTGCTTCCAGTTTCTGCTCCAGCTCTTTGAGAGGAATGTGCCTTACCGGGGTTTCTGTTAAGCTGGTCTGATAAAAAGCAGATATCATTTCGGCAACATCATTTTCATCTAAAAAAAACAATCCGCTTTCATGATTAATAGAAATCCGCACTGCTGTGCAGGGCCTGGTTGAGTTATCTAATACAGCGGCTCCAAGAATTACAAAAAATATTATGGAAGCAGAAATCCAGTAGGCTGCCCGAATCAACTTTTGATATTTCAGATTGGGTTGGGGTTTCTTTTCCATAAAGAAGAGTTTAGGTTGAAGACCTCAGAAGAATTCCTTTCAGATCCCCGGCAAGTACATCAATATCACCCGCCCCTATAGTCAGCAAAACTTCAATCTTTTTTTCTTTAATACCGGATAAAAGAAATTCTTTATCCACTACCTTGTGGGGAATGTTCAATTTTCTGGCAATTATTTCTGAGCTTACGCCAGGTATCGGTTTTTCTCTGGCGGCATAAACAGGAAGTAAGAAAACCTCATCGGCCAGATTCAGTGCTTCCGCAAAACCCTCAGACAAATCACGGGTACGGGTGTATAAATGAGGTTGAAAAACGGCAGTAATTTTTTTATAGGGGAACATTGCCCGGACTGCATGCAGGAGGGCTGAAATTTCACGGGGATGATGGGCATAGTCATCAATAAACACAAGTTTTTCCGTACGAATGAGGTATTCAAATCTTCTCTTCACTCCTTTGAAATCCTTTAGCGCATCTTTGATTTGTTCTTTATCCACCCCCAGCCTGCGTGCAACCGCATAGGCCGCAAGGGCATTCTCCACGTTGTGAACACCGCCCATCGTAAGTATAATTCCTGATATGCCATCATTTCCGGTAATATTGAAATGCAACACTCCCTGCTCGTAGCGTATTGCAGCGGCAGAATAGTCAACCTGTTGTTCCGAAACGCCATAGAGTCTGATATCGGGCAGGGTTATTTTATCCAGAACCGGTATTTTGCTTTGGGCAACAAGACACCCATCGGGTTTGATTTTGCCGGCAAATTCCAGAAATGCCTGCTGAATATTTTCATAGGTTTTATAAATATCCAGGTGATCGGTGTCAATAGCTGTAATGACGGCAATATCCGGGGTTAATCGCAAAAAGGAGCGGTCAAATTCATCTGCCTCTACCACGACTATCCCGCTTGCCCCATGCAGATAATTAGTGTGATAGTTTAGGGATATGCCACCGAGAAAAGCCATAGGGTCTTTGCCAGCATACCGAAGTACGTGGGCAATCATGGCAGTGACCGTAGTCTTACCATGAGAACCCGCCACAGCAACGGTAAATTTATCTTGGGTAATTATTTCTAAAATCTCTGATCTCTTAAATAAGGGCACCTGCCTTTGACGGAAATGCTGAAATAGTGCATGCTCATCCGGGATGGCTGGCGTATAAATGGCCAGGTCAATATCTTCGGGTATGTTTATTGGATTATCGTCAAATGTGATTTCCATGCCTTCCTTTATCAGTTGCGTAATAAGGGCAGAGGAGGTTTTGTCATAACCATAAATTTTTCTGCCATGTTGATGAAAATATCTGGCCAATGCACTCATCCCGATACCACCGATACCCAGGAAGTAGATATTTTTTACATGATTCAGGGTAATCATTGCGCCAGTGTAAGTATTTCTTCAGCTATACGGGTGGCCGCATTCGGCATAGCCAGTTTGGCAATATTTGTGCTCAGCTCTTTCTGTTCTTCTTCATTGGCTAGTAGTTCCAATGTTTTTTTCACAAGCATCTCTTCTGCATTGATATCTCTCACTATCCAGGCAGCTCTCTTTTCTACAAGTGCGAGTGCGTTTTTCGTCTGATGATCTTCGGCAACATTCGGACTGGGAACCAGGATAACCGGTTTACCCACACAGCACAGTTCCGAAATGGCAATTGCCCCTGCTCTAGAGATAATTACATCTGCCGCATCATAGGCATAATTCATTTCCTTAATAAAATCATAGATTTTAATATCAGGATGAGACGTTACAGCAGATTTAACTGACTCATAATATGTCTTACCAGTCTGCCATATAAGCTGATATCCTTTATCAATAATTTTTCTTGTGCCCTTTATAAAACACTCGTTAATGGTTTTTGACCCAAGACTTCCGCCAATTACCAGAATCGTTTTTTTCTGAGGAGAAAGATCAAAATACTTACGGCTTTTTTCCGGATGTCGCACCAGACGCACAATGTCCTCTCTCACGGGATTACCTGTTTTCACGATTTTCTCTGCAGGAAAAAATTTTTCCATACCATCATAAGCCACGCAAAAACGCATAGCCCTTTTAGCCATCATTTTATTTGTGACACCGGCGAATGAGTTTTGCTCCTGAATCAATACAGGAACGGATAATACAGCTGAGACGAAAAGCGGAGGACCGCTTGCATAACCACCCACCCCTACTACCACATCTGGTTTGAAGCGGGTGATAAGGATATACGACTTAAAAAGACTTGTCATTATCTGCACAGGAAGGAGAATATTTTTAAATATGTTCCCACGCTGAAAGCCGCTTATCCATAGCCCCTCAATGGGATAGCCCGCATCAGGCACTTTTGTCATTTCAAGTCGGCCTGTTGCTCCTACAAACCGGATCTGCACGGAAGGATTTAATTTTTTTAAAGCATTTGCTATTGCAATAGCGGGAAATACATGCCCACCAGTACCACCACCAGCAATCAAAACTTTAACCGACTTATTTTTTTGCAAGCAAATTAGGTTTTACTTTGTCACCTACCTTTTTACATTCTTCATTATAACGGCTTACGCTGAGAATAATACCCACCCCGATGCTGGTAAAAAATAAAGAAGTTCCTCCCATGCTCACAAGCGGTAGCGTTTGGCCGGTTACCGGAACAAGGTTAACTGCCACAGCCATATTAATTATTGCCTGAATGGTAAGGCTGATCCCTAAACCCACTGCAAGCAGACTGCCGAAAGCATTCGGGCTTTTAACCATGATTTTAATTGTCCGAAAAAATAACAGCAGATATAAAAACAAAACAAAAGCACCGCCAAGAAGACCATATTCTTCTATGATAATGGCATAAATAAAATCTGAATAGGGATGGGGCAAGAAGTTGCGCTGATGGCTGTTTCCAGGGCCCTTTCCCAACAACCCTCCTTTGGCAATGGCTATTTTAGATTGAGTCACCTGATAGGGCTCTTGGTTGTCATTCATATATCCTTCTATCCGACTTTTCCAGGTTCCCACTCTTCCCTTATCAGGCGTCATCATTATCAGCAAAAGCATAAGTGACAAAGCCGTTATCATTATACCTATAGTAGCCGCAATATGCATGAGGCGAACTCTCCCAATAAACATAATCAGAATGCTGGTAGCAAAAAGCATAAGTGAAGTAGATAGGTTGGCCGGTGCAATAAGCACACAAATAATCAACACGGGTAGAATAACAGGGAGAAAAGCATTTTTAAAATCATAGATAATCTGCTGCTTTTTGGAAAGCACCCGTGCCAGAAACATAATGAGCGCAAGTTTAGCCAGGTCAGATGTCTGAAAGCTCAGATTAATTACCGGAAGAGTAATCCATCTGCGCGCCTCATTAAGTTCCGTACCCGTAAAGTAGGTGATTATAAGCAGGGGAACGGAAGCATACAAAAGTAGCTGCGAAATCCGGGAATAATAGCGATAGTCAATAAGATGAGCCCCATACATCAGTAACAGTCCCAATATAAGAATGGAGAGGTGTTTTAACAGGTAATACTCGGTGTTGCCCTGCTGATATTTATATGCAAGCGTACCCGTTGAGCTATAAACCGCAAGCAGGGAAAAAACGGAAAGAAAGAAAACAACCAGCCATATTACCCGGTCACCCCGTAACTGTTGTATGAGCACTTTCATGAGATACTAGGTTTTACAGGTTACGGACTGCTTCCTTAAATTGTCTGCCACGATCTTCATAATTATTAAACAAATCAAAACTTGCGCATGCCGGTGAAAGCAGCACTACATCTCCCTTATCTGCCAAAAAGTGAGCTACCTTAACTGCCTCTTTTGCACTCATGGTATTTACAATTAAATCTACATGCCGACCGAAAGCTTCATGAATCTTCAGATTATTTATCCCAAGGCAAACAATAGCCTTTACCTTTTTTCGCACTACATCCTCTAGAACACTGTAGTCATTGCCTTTATCCACGCCTCCGGCAATCCATATAACCGGTTTAGTCATAGACTCTAAAGCATACCAGGTTGAATTTACATTGGTTGCCTTTGAATCGTTGATATATTCCACGCCCCCAATTTTGGTAACAAACTCCAGGCGATGTTCCATGCCTTTAAAGTCTTTCAAACTTTCCCGGATAACCTCATTCCGGATATCAAACGTTTTAGCGGCCAGGCATGCTGCTAATGAATTGTAGATATTATGGGTTCCTCTGATGGACAAATCACTGATTGACATATTAAATTGATTTTTATGGTTAACAAATATTTTTCCATTTTCTGTATAGGCCATACTGCCAGGTTTTTTTTTTAAAGTAAACGGCAGCTGGAAGGCTCTGACCTTGTGGTTTTTCAGATGTATAGTAATGACTTCATCATCCGCACAATAAATGAAGTAGTCTTCGGCAAGCTGATTTTCGGTTATCCTGAATTTTGCACGGACGTAATTTTCAAAACTGTTCGCATAGCGATCAAGATGATCGGGAGTAATATTGAGCAATACGCTTACCTTGGGTTTGAACTTGGCAATATCGTCCAGCTGAAAACTACTTACTTCCAATACATACACCTCATAATCATGCTCAGCTACCTGCCAGGCAAAACTTCTGCCAATATTTCCGGCTAATCCCACATGTAAACCGGATTTTTTGAATATGTGATATGTAAGACTGGTGGTAGTGGATTTGCCATTACTGCCGGTTATAGCTACTATGGGGGCGTTGGTGTAACGGTAAGCAAATTCTATTTCCGATATTACCGGTATGCCGGCATTGCGGATTTTCTTCATTACAGGTGCTTCCGCAGCAATACCCGGACTCTTTATTATTTCATCGGCCTGCAGAATTTCCGAAACCGAGTGCCCTCCCTCTTCCCAGCGAATAGCATACTGACTGAGTGTGTCTTTATATTTTTGTTGAATACTGCCACTATCGGATACAAAGACGTTGTAACCCTGCTTGACAGCGAGGATGGCAGCTCCGGTGCCGCTTTCACCGGCACCTAGAACAACAATCTTTTTTTTATCCATCCTTCGCATTACCGAATTTTTAGTGTCACTACCGACAGCACAGCGAGCATGATACCAACTATCCAGAAACGGGTAGCTATTTTAGACTCATGCATACCCAGCTTTTGATAATGATGATGAAGGGGAGCCATTTTAAACAGCCGTCTCCCTTCACCATATTTTTTCTTTGTATACCTGAAGTATGACACCTGCAGCATGACTGACAGGTTTTCTATCAGAAATATGCCACAGAGTATCGGTATCAGCAGTTCCTTCCTTAATATGATTGCCAGGGATGCTATGATACCTCCTATAGCCAAACTGCCAGTATCGCCCATAAAAACCTGAGCCGGGTAAGAGTTATACCATAAAAAACCCACACATGCCCCGATAAATGCGGCTGAGTAGATAACCAGCTCTCCGCTGTTAGGGATATACATGATGTTGAGATAGTCGGCAAAAATGATATTACCTGATACATAGGCAAACACGCCCAGTGTGGAGCCTATGATAGCTGAAGTGCCGGTAGCAAGACCATCAATGCCGTCTGTCAGATTTGCTCCGTTTGAAACGGCAGTTACAATAAAAATGACCACCGGCACAAATACCAGCCATCCATAACGGACAGCATTTTCGCCAAATACGGATAATATCCTGGAGTAATCTATTTCATGATCTTTCAAAAAAGGGATTGTGGTCAGCTGCTCTTTGGTGTCCACATAAAACTGATCTCGCACCTTACGAATTTGCTCCTGATCAAAAGCATTCGCCTGCAAGACAATTTCATCAGAAATTTTTTTACTCACCACCACATCTTTACTGAAATAGAGCGTAAACCCGACAATCATTCCCAGTGACACTTGTCCGATGATTTTAAACTTGCCGGCCAGCCCCTTTTTGTCTTTTTTAAACACTTTAATATAATCATCAATAAATCCGATAAGGCCCATCCAAACAGTAGTCAGCAGCATAAGTAAAATGTATATATTGTCAAGCCGGGCAAAAAGAATGGTGGGTATCAATATGGCGCCCAGAATGATCAACCCGCCCATGGTCGGGGTTCCTTCTTTTTCCCTTTGCCCGCTCAGTCCAAGATCCCTGATGGTTTCTCCCACCTGCAACTTTTTAAGCCGAGCCACTATGAACTTTCCCAATATCATGGAGATGATCAGAGAAAGGATAATGGCCATAGCCGAACGGAAAGAGATATAATGAAACAGCCCCGCACCTGGTACGTCATAATATTTTTGAATATATTCAAACAGATGGTACAGCATTATTCGTCCAAGGCTTGTAAGGTGGTTTGCAGAATTTCTTTATCGTCAAAAGGGAATTTTTTTCCCTTGATTTCCTGATACTTTTCATGGCCCTTGCCAGCCAACAGGATGATGTCTCCAGCCTGTGCCATAGCGCAAGCAGCCCGTATGGCTTCCTTGCGATCTACAATAGTTATCACCTTCCGTCTACTGCCGGCATCCACACCTTTTAGCATTTGGGAGATGATAGATTCGGGGTCTTCATCTCTTGGATTATCCGAAGTGAGCACTACTCTATTGCTAAGTTGGCTGGCGATGTTTGCCATAACCGGACGTTTATCTTTATCGCGGTTGCCTCCGCATCCTACCACTGTGATAAGCTGTTCATTTCCTGAGCGTATAGAATTAATTGTGGATAAAACATTTTTTAGTGCATCAGGAGTATGTGCATAATCCACAATGCCCACAACTTTTCTTTTTGGTGATATGAAATACTGAAACCGCCCATCGGCTGCCTGCAACTGACTCATAATTTTTAGTATTTGCATACGCTCGGCCCCAAGCAGCATGGCCGTAGCATAAACAGCCAACAAATTATAGGCATTGAATTCCCCAACCAACCGGGTGTACACTTCGTGATCATCCACCTTCAACACCAGCCCACTCAAAGTATTTTCCAGAATCTTTAGCCTGAAGTCAGCCGGTCTTTTAAGGCTGTACGTATAAACTTTTGCCCGGGTATTCTGCACCATCACCCTTGCATTGCGGTCATCGGCATTTATTAATGCAAATGCCGATGATGGGAGATTATCAAAGAGTTTCTTCTTGGCGAGGATGTAATTTTTAAATGTTTTATGATAATCCAGATGATCATGGGAAATATTGGTAAAAACAGCCCCGGTAAAATGCAAGCCACTGACCCGATGCTGATCAATGGCAATTGAGGAAGCCTCCATAAAGCAGTGCGTGCACTTCGCTCTGACCATCTTTGCAAGAAGCTCGTTAATCTGAACGGCATCAGGGGTTGTGTGCGTAGCGGGAATTACCTTACCATTAATTTCATTTTGTACGGTTGAAAGCATGCCTGTTTTGTGTCCCAGCTGTCTGAACAGATGGTATAGCAGGGTTACCGTTGTGGTTTTTCCATTGGTGCCGGTAACAGCAATCAGCTTGAGCCTGGATGACGGATTATCATAAAAGTTGCTGGACATAATTCCTAGTGCTTCGCCACTGTTTTTCACTTTCACATAGGTAACTTTATCAGCCAATAAGGAAGGCATCTGCTCAACGATAATGGCTATAGCCCCCTTCTGCACAGCCTGCTCAATAAAATGATGACCATCTGCCTGAGTGCCTTTCACAGCAACAAACACACTGCCTTTTTTTACCTGGCGGGAATCAAAGGTGAGGTGGCCAACGAGGATATCGGTTGGTCCCGCAATCTCTTCCAGGCGAACTTTATATAATATGTCTTTGAGTAGTTTCATCCTAATTCCAGCATGATCTGCATTCCGGGATTGACCCTCGTGCCGTGGCGGATAGATTGTGATTTCACCTTGCCTACACCGGTGAAGTGCACTTTCATGCCCAGATTTTCCAATAAGTAAAGAGCATCCCTCAGGCCCATACCCCGCACATCAGGCACATAGCCCTCCTTAAGTTCATAAGGCCTCAAGTCTAACGAGTTATCTTTCTGTCGTACATAAACCCATTCATCATCGTGGCGGTAATTACAGGAAACACCAATAGCTTCGTACAGATTGCTGATATCAGCCCTGTATCCGGACTTGGCATGTGGAAGTTCATCAGCAATAAAGTAATTCCGCTGGTTCACCGGCTCATGCATCTCCAGGCATGTAGAAAACACCTTATCCGCAATTTCCCGGAATACAGGTCCCGCGACATGTCCACCGTAATACATGCCGTTTTTCGGCTCATTAATGACTACGATACAGGAGTAAATTGGATTTTGAGCGGGAAAGTATCCTACAAAAGAGGCTTGGTAAATCTCTGCATATCCCCGGTTTTTATCGGCAATTTTTGCTGTGCCGGTTTTTCCGGCAAAGGTGTAGTACCTGGATTGCAGGTGACTGGCTGTTCCATTGCTGACTACTCCCTCCAGCAATAGCTTCACTTTCCGGAGTGTTCGGTCAGAGCAGATTTTATCTTCAATCACCTCGGGTTCAAACTCTTTAATGACTTTACCGCGCTGTGTAACTGCTGAAACCAGATAGGGTTTCATCATACGTCCATCATTGGCTATGGCATTATAAAGAGTGAGTATGCGCAGAGGAGTAATCATCATCTCATACCCTACAGACATCCAGGGCAAACTAACCCCGCTCCAGTCTTTATTAGTCGGATCTTTTATGAAAGAGTTGGGTTCACCTTCAATTTCTATTCCTACTTTTTCATGCAGATGAAGTTTGCGCAGATACTCAATGTATTTCTGAGGATGTTTGCCGTAGTATTTGTAAACAAGTTTGGATATACCCACGTTGGATGATATTTCAAAGGCCCGTTTGACAGAAACATAGCGATAGTCGTGCTGTTCAGAATCATACATTTTTTTATCATGAAAACCGGTTACCCCTCTTTCCAGGTCCACAGAATCATCCAGGTCAATAAAACCGTCTTCCAGAAGAGCGATGAGGGCAGCCAGCTTTATTGTAGAACCCGGTTCGGTAGCTTCACCGATGGCGTAATTATAATTCTCCCAGTATGAGCCATCCTGAATTTTGCCCAGATTGGCAATTGCCCTGATTTTTCCTGTGGCCACCTCCATAACTACAACCGAACCATGATCCGCATTATGTTTCTGAAGAGCTTTATACAGTGCATTTTCGGCCACATCCTGGAGGTTAATGTCAATTGTTGTGACAATATCTTTTCCGTTTTCAGGCATAATCTCATTTTCATCATTAACCGGTATCCATGTTCCACCGGCTATGCGTTGCATAAGGCGCTTCCCGCTCACACCGGCCAGATACTCATTAAATCTGCCCTCCAGCCCTACAGGCTTTATTCCTTCCCTCACATAGCCGATCGTACGATGTGCCAGAATTTGATAGGGTCTTGTACGCTTACTTTCCTGAATGACAATCAAGCCACCTTTATAACGTCCCATGCGGAATAAAGGCCATTGTTTGATTTGCTGCAGTTCCGGATAGGTTATGTTTTTTTCAATGAGCAGATAGCGGTTGCCCATCTTGCGAGCATTTACCAGCATTTGCTTGTAATAGGTTGCCGGTTTGTCTTTTTTAAATTGAGCAATATGCCAGGCCAGAGAATCCACATTGCTGTAAAATATATTATCAGTAAGCGCCTCTGCATTTAGGTCAGCACGTATTTCGAAAAAAGGCAATGAGGTTGCCAGCAACTGTCCGTCTTCAGTCAATACATTGCCACGTTCGGCTTCAATGGGCAGATAGTCGGTGGTCAGGCTATCCGCAAGACTGATGAGGTATTTCCCTTCCACTTGTTGAATGTGTATGACCTTAAAAAGAATAGCCGCTCCCATCAGGCAGAGGAAGAAAAAGGTGATGTAAATGCGCGCCAGTATGCTGCGTTTAATGCTCATCGTCTACGACAATTTTTTTTGGCGGATTTACCAG
The Chitinophagales bacterium genome window above contains:
- the ftsW gene encoding cell division protein FtsW, yielding MKVLIQQLRGDRVIWLVVFFLSVFSLLAVYSSTGTLAYKYQQGNTEYYLLKHLSILILGLLLMYGAHLIDYRYYSRISQLLLYASVPLLIITYFTGTELNEARRWITLPVINLSFQTSDLAKLALIMFLARVLSKKQQIIYDFKNAFLPVILPVLIICVLIAPANLSTSLMLFATSILIMFIGRVRLMHIAATIGIMITALSLMLLLIMMTPDKGRVGTWKSRIEGYMNDNQEPYQVTQSKIAIAKGGLLGKGPGNSHQRNFLPHPYSDFIYAIIIEEYGLLGGAFVLFLYLLLFFRTIKIMVKSPNAFGSLLAVGLGISLTIQAIINMAVAVNLVPVTGQTLPLVSMGGTSLFFTSIGVGIILSVSRYNEECKKVGDKVKPNLLAKK
- the murG gene encoding UDP-N-acetylglucosamine--N-acetylmuramyl-(pentapeptide) pyrophosphoryl-undecaprenol N-acetylglucosamine transferase, with amino-acid sequence MQKNKSVKVLIAGGGTGGHVFPAIAIANALKKLNPSVQIRFVGATGRLEMTKVPDAGYPIEGLWISGFQRGNIFKNILLPVQIMTSLFKSYILITRFKPDVVVGVGGYASGPPLFVSAVLSVPVLIQEQNSFAGVTNKMMAKRAMRFCVAYDGMEKFFPAEKIVKTGNPVREDIVRLVRHPEKSRKYFDLSPQKKTILVIGGSLGSKTINECFIKGTRKIIDKGYQLIWQTGKTYYESVKSAVTSHPDIKIYDFIKEMNYAYDAADVIISRAGAIAISELCCVGKPVILVPSPNVAEDHQTKNALALVEKRAAWIVRDINAEEMLVKKTLELLANEEEQKELSTNIAKLAMPNAATRIAEEILTLAQ
- the ftsA gene encoding cell division protein FtsA, producing the protein MSNTGHDEIVLGLDIGTTKVCAIVGRITEHEKVEVLGVSKTDSRGVMRGMVANIRHTVEAIEKVTREVLEKTKVSDRRVYVGIAGQHIRSMQHRGILMREDSEQEISNEDVDKLTQDMYKLAMPPGDRIIHVLPQEFIVDNEQGIKDPVGMVGRRLEANFHIITGQITAAQNIIRCVERAGFEVADLILEPLASAAAVLSEEEKEAGVALVDIGGGTTDIAIFQDGIIRHTAVIPFAGNVITEDIREGCLIMREQAEMLKIQHGSAYAGIAQENAVISVPGLRGRPAKEISMRNLAKIIQARMEEIIEMVYSEIRVSGYENRLIGGIVLTGGGAQLRHLVQLVEYVTGKNARIGYPNEHIANGNDEEIKNPMYSTGIGLIILGHKERQNKSKVVPVDKEEDASTRKIWWKDWLDKGKRILTTEIDNDF
- the ftsA gene encoding cell division protein FtsA; translated protein: MPEKKHINRLNEYFSSPHHQSANGELSAHAVCLDLGECKIRALAGFINEQGKVEILGFAETDSVGIQKGVVVNHRKTQDALKTVINDLVLLSGLSTKEVWVTSAVTANCFNYRTSCLRQHTTSPVSKEDIQALWNTSPGIELPPGEQVILSSLYNISLNAEDKGSSEGASNGNRLNGEFQAVSCRISDMENISGCLDKAGLQIAGFIPSFTAVAASVLSEEEYRQGAVVLDWGHSSTRVIVCREGRVVYTATVPFGGSHITEDIKAGFQISTQEAEVVKIKVGSAYSPPVKSNEIATLSSKADACEIHLKTLSLIIQARIEEILDMVMLEIKNSGYDHRVASGFILCGGGALQKNIVQLVKAYTGMEVRIGYPVQRLSSGTSRQLRSPEYATCIGMVIAARGTANVRFFNKPSGIMAGRKIVRHE
- the murC gene encoding UDP-N-acetylmuramate--L-alanine ligase; the protein is MITLNHVKNIYFLGIGGIGMSALARYFHQHGRKIYGYDKTSSALITQLIKEGMEITFDDNPINIPEDIDLAIYTPAIPDEHALFQHFRQRQVPLFKRSEILEIITQDKFTVAVAGSHGKTTVTAMIAHVLRYAGKDPMAFLGGISLNYHTNYLHGASGIVVVEADEFDRSFLRLTPDIAVITAIDTDHLDIYKTYENIQQAFLEFAGKIKPDGCLVAQSKIPVLDKITLPDIRLYGVSEQQVDYSAAAIRYEQGVLHFNITGNDGISGIILTMGGVHNVENALAAYAVARRLGVDKEQIKDALKDFKGVKRRFEYLIRTEKLVFIDDYAHHPREISALLHAVRAMFPYKKITAVFQPHLYTRTRDLSEGFAEALNLADEVFLLPVYAAREKPIPGVSSEIIARKLNIPHKVVDKEFLLSGIKEKKIEVLLTIGAGDIDVLAGDLKGILLRSST
- a CDS encoding cell division protein FtsQ, with amino-acid sequence MEKKPQPNLKYQKLIRAAYWISASIIFFVILGAAVLDNSTRPCTAVRISINHESGLFFLDENDVAEMISAFYQTSLTETPVRHIPLKELEQKLEANPYVENAEVYTDNKGALHVFVEQAKPLVRIVNTKGVSYYLDVKGKKIPLSPKFTARVVVATGNLQEDDKEQMKRLLDLCRFISEDKFWQSQFEQINITGSGDYDLVPKLGNYLIRLGKPEMLEEKFWKMEIFYKEVLKNVDSKDFRIVNLEFKDQIVCTKKNNGNV